A genomic segment from Gemmatimonas aurantiaca encodes:
- the queF gene encoding preQ(1) synthase codes for MPKPELLETFPNPYPDRAYEIYMETDEFTSLCPLGGVETDAIELKLLEGGAPDFATIRVTYTPAAKCVELKSLKLYFWSFRNDGIFYERVVNRILDDLVAATEPAALTVVGDFKVRGGLKSIITAKYVAGRPTA; via the coding sequence ATGCCCAAGCCCGAACTGCTGGAAACCTTCCCGAATCCCTATCCGGATCGGGCGTATGAAATTTACATGGAGACCGACGAGTTCACGTCGCTCTGTCCACTCGGCGGCGTCGAGACCGACGCGATCGAACTCAAGTTGCTCGAAGGTGGTGCGCCCGACTTCGCGACCATCCGCGTGACGTACACGCCCGCGGCGAAGTGCGTCGAACTGAAGAGCCTCAAGCTGTATTTCTGGAGCTTCCGCAACGACGGCATCTTTTACGAACGGGTCGTCAATCGCATTCTCGACGATCTCGTGGCCGCGACGGAACCGGCCGCGTTGACGGTCGTCGGTGACTTCAAGGTGCGCGGTGGTCTCAAGAGCATCATCACGGCGAAGTACGTGGCGGGTCGGCCCACCGCGTAA
- a CDS encoding tyrosine-type recombinase/integrase translates to MSSIYLCNDFWYYQTYVPTTTGKKKVQRSLRTKGRSVALRRQKEFDNKLLREQIQFSSRQKYKDSVKEYLAHRTKLADNGQLSSHTVRSDKGSLKEFEKYLETLPKLVHLNEFDDSDRSLELLQGFVDYRREQKVSPNTIRRDLRHLSIMFTFYVRPPHRVLSQSPIAEFQLPRAQERTVLPDQASWLKLRTYLRSQVEKGEINLTENIIFVQIEAGCRISEVLKLKWSREDTDVSGSGDQWSVLEQGNSKLRIYCKRRERVVPIAKLGGLKKFFNSIQNGAEEGWVFPSPRTRKPLNISQFSRSFRSRLKRAKVTKEFSSHGVRHGFISFLVNSGLSSDQIGWIVGHSSAEITRIYSHPDTDSLSKILSKLK, encoded by the coding sequence ATGAGTTCCATCTACCTCTGCAATGACTTCTGGTACTACCAGACCTACGTCCCGACGACCACCGGGAAGAAGAAGGTCCAACGGTCCCTTCGGACTAAGGGCCGGTCGGTTGCCCTCCGTCGTCAGAAGGAATTCGACAACAAGCTGCTTCGGGAGCAGATACAGTTTTCCAGCCGTCAGAAGTACAAGGACTCCGTTAAGGAGTACCTGGCTCACCGGACCAAGCTGGCTGACAACGGTCAGCTCAGTTCCCACACCGTCCGGAGTGATAAGGGTTCGCTGAAGGAGTTTGAGAAGTACCTAGAGACTCTCCCGAAGCTGGTCCACCTGAACGAGTTCGACGACTCTGACCGGTCCCTAGAACTTTTGCAGGGCTTCGTGGACTATCGACGTGAGCAGAAGGTCTCCCCGAACACGATTCGTCGCGACCTCCGTCATTTGTCGATCATGTTCACCTTCTACGTTCGACCCCCACACCGGGTGTTGAGCCAGAGCCCGATAGCAGAGTTCCAGCTTCCCCGAGCTCAAGAACGAACCGTTCTCCCTGACCAAGCCAGTTGGTTGAAGCTGAGGACCTATCTTCGCAGCCAGGTCGAGAAGGGTGAAATCAACCTGACCGAGAACATCATCTTTGTTCAGATAGAAGCCGGCTGTCGTATCAGTGAAGTGCTGAAGCTCAAATGGAGTCGCGAGGACACCGACGTATCCGGTAGTGGTGACCAGTGGAGTGTCCTCGAGCAAGGCAACTCGAAGCTTCGTATCTACTGCAAACGCCGGGAACGAGTCGTTCCTATTGCGAAGCTCGGAGGACTGAAGAAGTTCTTCAATAGCATCCAGAACGGAGCCGAAGAAGGTTGGGTGTTCCCGTCTCCCCGGACAAGAAAGCCGTTGAACATTTCTCAGTTCAGCCGGTCGTTTCGGTCTCGACTCAAGCGAGCCAAGGTGACCAAAGAGTTTTCGTCACACGGGGTCAGACACGGTTTCATTTCGTTCTTGGTCAATAGTGGGTTGTCGTCCGACCAAATTGGGTGGATCGTTGGTCATTCATCCGCGGAAATCACCCGTATCTACAGTCATCCCGATACGGACTCGCTTTCAAAGATTCTTTCGAAGTTGAAGTAG
- the istB gene encoding IS21-like element helper ATPase IstB: MAATVPLSLRDRLRTQLADLKMPGALEALDEILRQVDGGQLAAGEAIHAVLHSQIRLRNQRRLQTAMRSARLPAVKTLSDFDFTFQPTIKREQLDSLHTLSFLDRKENVVFLGPPGVGKTHLAISLAIAAAEYGRRVYYATLADLITSLEEAQQAGHLTRRLRTLVFPSLMVIDEIGYLPISRTGAQLFFQLMSRRYEHASTVLTSNKGFEEWGEVFGDETMAAALIDRLLHHCHIVNIRGNSYRMRQHRDLALRRSDPDPEPARRPRRQER, translated from the coding sequence ATGGCCGCGACCGTGCCCCTCTCCCTGCGCGACCGCCTGCGGACGCAGCTCGCCGATCTCAAGATGCCAGGCGCGCTCGAGGCGCTCGACGAGATCCTCCGCCAAGTCGATGGCGGTCAGCTCGCCGCCGGCGAAGCGATTCATGCGGTGCTCCATTCGCAAATTCGCCTGCGCAATCAGCGCCGCCTGCAAACAGCGATGCGGAGCGCGCGCTTACCCGCCGTGAAAACGCTCAGCGATTTCGATTTCACCTTCCAGCCCACCATCAAGCGCGAGCAGCTCGACAGTCTGCACACGCTGAGCTTTCTGGACCGCAAAGAGAATGTGGTCTTCCTCGGGCCCCCCGGCGTCGGCAAGACGCATCTGGCCATCAGTCTCGCGATTGCGGCCGCCGAGTACGGCCGGCGCGTGTACTATGCGACGCTGGCCGATCTCATCACCTCGCTCGAAGAGGCGCAGCAAGCCGGACATCTCACCCGTCGGCTCCGCACGCTCGTCTTCCCGAGCCTCATGGTCATCGACGAGATCGGCTACCTGCCCATCTCACGCACCGGCGCGCAGCTCTTCTTCCAGCTCATGAGCCGCCGTTACGAACACGCCTCGACGGTGCTCACCAGCAACAAGGGCTTCGAGGAGTGGGGTGAGGTCTTCGGCGATGAGACCATGGCCGCCGCACTCATCGACCGGCTGCTCCACCACTGCCACATCGTGAACATCCGCGGCAACAGCTACCGGATGCGGCAGCACCGGGATCTGGCCCTCCGCCGCTCTGATCCGGACCCTGAACCCGCCCGGCGTCCCCGTCGGCAGGAGCGCTGA
- a CDS encoding helix-turn-helix domain-containing protein: MPEDTRGLRYVETPPGADAQSVAAAYWAFDVFELPTDPFVHRVWPHGCVTLVFVCLGTTLITTRVHGAMLEPYDVPLRLGVRTRGIRFRPESGAAFLDIAPARVCDRLVDACEVLGDAAWALGEQVAACVDDAAVHRCYDAWIARRLAERRAREADVLRTSMAHAVRQAVDLLIASNGQQRMTEVAAAVGVHPRTLQRHFVSLVGITPKQFAQVRRGRGMLRRVVEEQLTERMGWSGVAAESGYSDQAHLTREVTRFTHFSPTRLKDRLDIIEHGGLVD; encoded by the coding sequence ATGCCTGAGGATACGCGCGGACTGCGCTATGTCGAGACGCCGCCCGGCGCCGACGCGCAGTCCGTGGCCGCGGCCTATTGGGCGTTCGATGTGTTCGAACTGCCCACCGATCCTTTTGTGCATCGGGTGTGGCCGCACGGCTGCGTGACGCTGGTGTTCGTGTGTCTGGGAACGACCCTGATCACCACGCGCGTGCATGGCGCGATGCTCGAGCCCTACGATGTGCCGCTGCGTCTGGGCGTGCGTACCCGCGGCATTCGCTTCCGTCCAGAGAGTGGTGCCGCGTTCCTCGATATTGCGCCGGCGCGGGTATGCGATCGCCTCGTCGATGCCTGCGAGGTGTTGGGCGATGCGGCGTGGGCACTCGGTGAACAGGTGGCGGCATGCGTCGATGATGCGGCGGTGCATCGCTGCTACGACGCCTGGATTGCCCGACGTCTCGCCGAGCGTCGTGCCCGTGAGGCAGACGTGTTGCGCACCTCGATGGCGCACGCCGTGCGGCAGGCCGTGGATCTGCTCATCGCCAGCAACGGCCAGCAACGCATGACCGAAGTCGCGGCAGCCGTGGGTGTGCATCCGCGCACCCTGCAGCGGCATTTTGTGTCCCTGGTGGGCATCACGCCCAAACAGTTTGCGCAGGTGCGACGCGGGCGTGGCATGTTGCGCCGCGTGGTGGAGGAGCAACTCACCGAACGCATGGGATGGTCAGGGGTGGCCGCGGAGTCGGGGTACAGCGATCAGGCCCATCTGACGCGGGAGGTGACACGCTTCACGCACTTCTCACCGACGCGTCTCAAGGATCGCCTGGACATCATCGAACACGGCGGACTGGTGGATTGA
- the istA gene encoding IS21 family transposase, producing MYSRDTLVLLKHLLESGQPKAAIARELGISRRLVYHLIETGQVERDLSAESPRTRAARPAKLEPFKPLIHERLTAFPALSSVRLLAECRAAGYAGGYSQLTEYVRRVRPRPTSEPVVRFETPAGQQAQFDFAEFRFPWGKRYAVLTVLGYSRFLHVDWVPRQTALTVMQALERAFMAFGGVPQELLFDQMKSVIVEDHRGTGGRLLENAEFARFAAHWAFRIRACRPYRAKTKGKVERPVHYLRDNFVYGRTFLGDGDLAAQTALWLDTVANVRVHGTTRERPVVRLERDEATVLQPLAARPYRSLVLEPTPVTRSTTMVAGPVAVERRRLSAYADLVAEAV from the coding sequence GTGTACAGTCGGGATACCCTGGTGTTACTCAAGCACTTACTGGAGTCCGGGCAGCCGAAGGCGGCCATTGCTCGGGAGTTGGGGATCAGTCGCCGCCTCGTGTATCACCTCATCGAGACCGGCCAGGTCGAGCGCGATCTGTCGGCCGAGTCGCCACGGACGCGGGCGGCGCGGCCGGCCAAGCTGGAGCCGTTCAAGCCGTTGATTCACGAGCGGCTGACGGCGTTTCCGGCGCTGTCGTCGGTGCGCCTGCTCGCGGAGTGCCGCGCCGCCGGCTATGCCGGGGGCTACTCGCAATTGACCGAGTACGTGCGGCGCGTGCGACCGCGACCCACGTCGGAGCCCGTGGTACGCTTCGAGACGCCGGCGGGTCAGCAGGCGCAGTTCGACTTTGCCGAGTTTCGCTTTCCGTGGGGCAAGCGCTACGCCGTCCTGACCGTGCTGGGCTACTCGCGCTTCCTGCACGTCGATTGGGTCCCGCGGCAGACCGCGCTGACCGTCATGCAGGCGCTGGAGCGCGCCTTCATGGCCTTCGGGGGCGTCCCGCAGGAGTTGCTCTTCGACCAGATGAAATCCGTGATCGTCGAGGATCATCGCGGCACGGGCGGGCGGCTCCTCGAGAATGCCGAGTTCGCACGCTTTGCCGCGCACTGGGCGTTTCGCATTCGCGCGTGCCGCCCGTATCGCGCGAAGACGAAAGGGAAGGTCGAGCGGCCCGTGCACTACCTGCGCGACAATTTCGTCTACGGCCGCACCTTTCTCGGGGATGGCGACCTCGCCGCGCAGACGGCGCTGTGGCTGGACACCGTCGCCAATGTCCGCGTGCATGGCACGACGCGCGAGCGCCCGGTGGTGCGCCTCGAGCGCGACGAGGCGACCGTGCTGCAGCCGCTCGCCGCGCGGCCCTATCGCTCGCTGGTCTTGGAGCCGACGCCGGTCACCCGCAGCACGACGATGGTGGCCGGTCCCGTGGCGGTGGAGCGGCGTCGCCTGAGCGCCTATGCCGACCTCGTGGCCGAGGCCGTCTGA